A single genomic interval of Cellvibrio sp. PSBB023 harbors:
- a CDS encoding SMP-30/gluconolactonase/LRE family protein, with protein MKKLFMLFSLPLCLLLGVPAQAAKQLEPLWQTADLPTPESVLYVADKKSPYLFVSLIDGQGDVVDSKGGIAKLTTEGEVIDKEWITGLNAPKGMALYKNHLYVADITELVIIDIEEEKVIEKIPVADSVFLNDVTVNSSGIVYVSDTRTNKVHRYQNGKVELYLDNVTSANGLKALGSNLVVGAGQELLLVDAKKNRLVIAKGFESGIDGIEMIERGEFIVSCWVGLVYYVHGDGRLELLIDSREEKINTADIGYDPTNKHLFVPNFFKDTVTAYQLK; from the coding sequence ATGAAAAAGCTATTTATGCTCTTCTCATTGCCGTTGTGCCTACTACTGGGTGTTCCGGCACAGGCTGCGAAACAATTGGAACCACTGTGGCAAACTGCTGATTTACCTACGCCTGAGTCGGTACTCTATGTGGCGGATAAAAAATCTCCATATCTGTTTGTATCCCTGATTGATGGGCAAGGTGATGTTGTTGATAGCAAAGGCGGTATTGCCAAATTAACTACCGAAGGGGAAGTAATCGATAAGGAGTGGATCACTGGGCTCAATGCTCCCAAAGGCATGGCGCTTTATAAAAACCACCTCTATGTGGCAGATATTACCGAGCTGGTTATTATCGATATTGAGGAAGAAAAGGTAATCGAAAAAATTCCGGTTGCCGATTCCGTATTTTTGAATGATGTCACCGTGAACTCATCGGGTATTGTGTATGTGTCGGATACCCGCACCAATAAAGTTCACCGCTATCAAAACGGCAAAGTAGAGCTATATCTGGATAATGTGACCAGTGCCAATGGCTTGAAAGCATTAGGTTCCAATTTAGTGGTAGGTGCCGGTCAAGAGCTACTGCTGGTGGATGCCAAGAAAAATCGTCTGGTAATCGCCAAGGGATTTGAGTCTGGTATTGATGGTATTGAGATGATTGAGCGCGGCGAATTTATTGTCAGCTGTTGGGTGGGATTGGTTTATTACGTTCACGGCGATGGTCGTCTGGAGCTTTTGATCGACTCGCGCGAAGAGAAGATCAATACCGCGGATATTGGTTACGATCCAACGAATAAACACTTGTTTGTACCTAATTTCTTTAAAGATACAGTGACTGCTTATCAATTAAAGTAG
- the motA gene encoding flagellar motor stator protein MotA, translating to MNIILGIIVVLGCVIGGFAIHGGNPLALMSPIEVMIICGASFGAMIIGNPLSVTIGVIKSGGSLMTPSKFNKVFYLELLTLLYDILNKTRREGLMAIEGDIEEPDSSPIFANYPSILKDHHIVEFICDYLRIMVAGNMAPHELESLMEQELDGHHQEASVVPGAIQNAADGLPGFGIVAAVLGVIITMGKIGGPPAEIGAAVAAALVGTLLGILFAYGFIAPFSSYLQGKVRDESRAYECVKAVLVASMNGVPPQVAVEFGRKVLFHSVRPSFKELEEQYRANKK from the coding sequence GTGAATATCATTCTGGGCATTATTGTCGTACTCGGCTGTGTTATCGGCGGGTTTGCAATACATGGCGGTAACCCCTTGGCACTCATGTCACCGATTGAGGTGATGATTATTTGTGGGGCATCGTTTGGGGCGATGATCATTGGTAACCCGCTATCCGTCACCATCGGGGTTATCAAGTCAGGCGGGTCGTTAATGACGCCCTCCAAGTTCAACAAGGTGTTTTATCTGGAACTGCTGACACTGCTTTATGACATCCTCAATAAAACCCGTCGCGAAGGCCTGATGGCGATTGAGGGCGATATCGAAGAGCCGGATTCCAGCCCCATTTTTGCCAACTATCCCTCTATCCTCAAAGATCACCATATCGTTGAATTTATTTGTGATTATTTGCGCATCATGGTCGCGGGTAATATGGCGCCGCACGAGTTGGAGTCACTCATGGAGCAGGAACTTGATGGTCATCATCAAGAGGCGTCGGTGGTTCCCGGTGCTATCCAGAATGCTGCAGACGGCTTGCCCGGCTTTGGTATTGTGGCGGCGGTTCTCGGGGTTATTATCACCATGGGTAAAATTGGTGGGCCGCCTGCAGAAATTGGTGCAGCGGTAGCGGCTGCACTGGTGGGAACGCTGCTGGGTATTTTGTTTGCCTATGGCTTTATCGCCCCCTTTTCCAGCTATTTGCAAGGCAAAGTGCGCGATGAAAGTCGTGCCTATGAATGCGTTAAGGCAGTATTGGTAGCCTCCATGAACGGTGTGCCACCGCAAGTCGCGGTCGAGTTTGGCCGCAAGGTTCTTTTCCATAGTGTGCGTCCCAGCTTTAAAGAGCTGGAAGAGCAATATCGCGCTAACAAGAAGTAA
- a CDS encoding RNA polymerase factor sigma-54, translating to MKQSLQLKLGQQLTMTPQLQQAIRLLQLSTLDLQQEIQEALESNPMLEVEESFDSSASSTDYEGSEQDKIDYTRQQEIAAESGTDNSADFSASDNFSSATSDNFNEPGYSETESFGDSEGFTDGESFGDNDVYGEGESFSADSGDWSDSIPSDLPVDTSWDDVYQTSSTGNSSNYDNEDSDFESRRAVTDSLYDHLMWQLNLTPMSDRDRVLAMAIIDAVEPSGMLSITLEEIFEGMRGDFEELELDEVEAVQHRLQQFDPCGVCSQNLSECLLVQLQQFDPKTPFLDSAKLIAKQYLPLLGSRDYRQLMRRTKLKEAELSQAIALIQSLNPRPGDIIASGDTEYVVPDVFVEKRDGRWIVELNPEIAPRLRINSNYASMVKRADSSSDNTFLKDNLQEARWFLKSLQSRNETLLKVASCIVEKQRGFLDYGPEAMKPLVLHDIAEIVEMHESTISRVTTQKYMHTPQGIFELKYFFSSHVSTDSGGECSSTAIRAIIKKLVSAENPKKPLSDSKITDLLAEQGIQVARRTIAKYRESLNIPPSNERKTI from the coding sequence ATGAAACAATCTCTCCAGCTTAAACTCGGCCAACAGCTGACAATGACCCCCCAATTGCAACAGGCAATTCGCCTTCTGCAACTGTCCACACTGGATCTACAACAGGAGATTCAGGAAGCCCTCGAATCCAACCCGATGCTTGAAGTTGAAGAGAGCTTTGACTCATCAGCCAGCAGCACCGATTACGAAGGCAGCGAACAAGACAAGATTGACTACACCCGCCAACAGGAAATTGCCGCTGAATCCGGCACCGACAATAGCGCGGACTTTAGCGCAAGCGATAACTTCTCCTCAGCGACCAGCGACAACTTCAACGAGCCCGGCTATAGCGAAACCGAAAGCTTTGGTGACAGCGAAGGCTTTACTGATGGGGAATCCTTTGGCGATAACGATGTCTATGGTGAAGGTGAGAGTTTTAGTGCCGACAGCGGCGACTGGAGCGATTCAATCCCCAGCGACCTGCCTGTAGACACCAGTTGGGACGATGTTTACCAAACCTCATCCACCGGAAATTCCAGCAATTACGACAACGAAGACAGTGACTTTGAAAGCCGTCGCGCAGTAACCGATTCACTCTACGATCACCTGATGTGGCAACTCAACCTGACACCCATGTCTGATCGCGACCGGGTTCTGGCTATGGCGATCATCGACGCAGTTGAGCCCAGCGGCATGCTTTCCATCACCCTTGAAGAAATATTTGAAGGCATGCGCGGTGATTTTGAAGAGCTGGAGCTGGATGAAGTTGAGGCCGTTCAACACCGCTTACAGCAGTTTGATCCCTGTGGCGTTTGCAGCCAGAATCTCTCGGAATGTTTATTGGTGCAACTGCAGCAATTCGACCCGAAAACACCTTTTTTGGATTCAGCAAAGCTGATCGCCAAACAGTATTTGCCCTTGCTGGGAAGCCGCGACTACCGTCAATTAATGCGGCGTACCAAATTGAAAGAGGCGGAATTAAGTCAGGCAATCGCTCTTATTCAAAGCCTGAACCCGCGCCCGGGCGATATTATCGCCAGTGGTGATACCGAATATGTAGTACCGGATGTATTTGTAGAAAAACGCGATGGCCGCTGGATTGTTGAACTGAACCCGGAGATAGCACCACGCCTGCGGATCAATTCCAACTACGCTTCCATGGTGAAGCGTGCCGATTCAAGTAGCGATAACACGTTTCTCAAAGATAACCTGCAAGAAGCCCGCTGGTTCCTGAAAAGTTTGCAGAGCCGCAATGAAACCCTACTCAAAGTAGCAAGCTGTATTGTGGAAAAACAACGTGGCTTTCTTGATTACGGCCCCGAGGCGATGAAACCACTGGTGCTGCACGATATTGCAGAAATTGTAGAGATGCACGAATCCACTATCTCGCGCGTGACTACCCAGAAATACATGCATACCCCACAGGGAATCTTCGAGCTGAAGTATTTTTTCTCCAGCCACGTGAGTACTGACAGTGGTGGCGAATGTTCCTCAACGGCAATTCGCGCCATCATCAAAAAATTGGTGAGCGCCGAGAACCCCAAAAAACCGTTGAGTGACAGCAAGATTACCGACCTGCTCGCCGAGCAGGGAATACAAGTAGCTCGTCGGACCATTGCGAAATATCGCGAATCGCTGAATATTCCGCCCTCCAACGAGCGTAAAACAATTTAA
- the ptsN gene encoding PTS IIA-like nitrogen regulatory protein PtsN codes for MQIQTLISPGRTLCGIEGGSKKRALELLANAIAQDVPGIDADDLFRRLIGRERLGSTGIGHGIAIPHCRVENCSGTIGALITLVDPIDFDAIDSQPVDILFAMLVPEDAHDEHLQTLAALAGALNNADYRQRLRNADSDAALYQAAITP; via the coding sequence ATGCAAATTCAAACTCTTATCAGCCCTGGCCGCACGCTGTGTGGTATCGAAGGCGGCAGTAAAAAACGCGCCCTGGAACTATTGGCAAACGCCATTGCACAGGATGTCCCCGGTATTGATGCGGACGACTTGTTTCGCCGCCTGATTGGCCGCGAGCGCCTTGGCTCAACCGGTATTGGCCACGGTATTGCCATTCCCCATTGCCGGGTAGAGAACTGCAGCGGCACTATAGGCGCACTGATCACCTTGGTAGACCCGATAGACTTTGACGCCATAGATTCACAACCCGTTGATATTCTGTTTGCCATGCTGGTTCCCGAAGACGCGCATGACGAACACCTGCAAACACTTGCCGCGTTGGCGGGTGCACTCAACAATGCCGACTATCGCCAGCGCTTGCGCAATGCCGATAGCGATGCAGCGCTTTATCAAGCAGCGATAACCCCCTGA
- the hpf gene encoding ribosome hibernation-promoting factor, HPF/YfiA family: MQINISGHHLEVTDSLRDYVSSKIERLSHHHDRITSTHVILSVDKLIQKAEATIHVSGKDLFADATHEDLYAAIDSLADKLDRQLIKHKEKMRSHR, encoded by the coding sequence ATGCAAATAAATATCAGTGGTCATCATCTGGAAGTTACCGATTCGCTAAGAGACTATGTCAGTAGCAAAATCGAGCGCTTAAGCCACCACCACGATCGCATTACCAGTACGCATGTCATCCTCTCTGTCGATAAATTAATTCAAAAAGCAGAAGCCACTATTCATGTCAGCGGTAAAGATTTATTTGCCGATGCTACCCATGAGGACTTGTATGCTGCGATTGATTCTCTGGCCGATAAATTGGATCGCCAACTGATTAAACACAAAGAGAAGATGCGCAGCCATCGTTAA
- a CDS encoding DUF1244 domain-containing protein: MKIQDLPIATQEQLEAAAFRRLVAHLDSRKDVQNIDLMNLAGFCRNCLSKWYVAAGAERDITLDYEDARERIYGMPYSDWKNQFQGEASAAQLSQFAQKTSSTE; encoded by the coding sequence ATGAAAATTCAAGACCTACCTATTGCCACTCAAGAACAACTGGAAGCAGCGGCGTTTCGCCGCCTTGTCGCACACTTGGATAGCCGTAAAGATGTACAAAATATCGACCTGATGAATCTGGCAGGCTTTTGTCGCAATTGTTTAAGCAAATGGTATGTCGCTGCCGGCGCCGAGCGCGATATTACGCTGGACTATGAGGATGCGCGGGAGAGAATTTACGGCATGCCCTACAGCGACTGGAAAAACCAGTTCCAGGGTGAAGCCAGTGCAGCACAACTGTCGCAGTTTGCGCAAAAAACCAGCAGCACTGAATAA
- the nagB gene encoding glucosamine-6-phosphate deaminase produces the protein MKVVILKDAAAVARYGADIFINHINQKPDSVLGLATGSTPVALYKELIAAYETGRVSFKNVSSFNLDEYLGLPSTHPQSYRYFMNQQLFDHVDIDKTQTHVPAGDAEDPFAACEAYEKNIKQKGGIDIQLLGIGRNGHIGFNEPSSSLKSRTRVKTLTRATIEDNARFFGPDEYQPHLSITMGIGTILESKKVVLLATGENKAEAIKATVEGPLTAACPASALQLHEQVVLVIDEAAASHLSDVDFYKHIEAENQKLLERLGRT, from the coding sequence ATGAAAGTTGTTATTTTGAAAGACGCCGCTGCTGTTGCACGTTATGGCGCGGATATTTTTATCAACCATATTAATCAAAAACCTGATTCTGTGTTGGGCCTGGCAACAGGCTCAACACCGGTTGCACTGTATAAAGAGTTAATTGCCGCTTATGAAACTGGCCGCGTTTCATTTAAAAATGTGAGTAGTTTTAATCTGGATGAATACCTGGGGTTGCCATCAACCCATCCCCAAAGTTATCGCTATTTTATGAATCAACAATTGTTTGACCATGTGGATATCGATAAAACACAAACCCATGTACCTGCAGGTGATGCAGAAGATCCTTTTGCTGCCTGTGAGGCGTATGAAAAAAATATCAAACAAAAAGGCGGCATTGATATCCAGTTGCTTGGCATTGGGCGCAATGGGCATATCGGGTTTAATGAACCTTCATCGTCGTTGAAATCTCGCACCAGGGTAAAAACCCTGACCCGCGCTACCATTGAGGATAATGCGCGCTTTTTTGGGCCAGATGAATACCAGCCGCATTTATCCATCACTATGGGTATAGGCACTATTCTGGAATCGAAAAAAGTCGTGCTGTTAGCAACGGGTGAAAACAAGGCCGAGGCGATCAAAGCCACTGTAGAAGGTCCCTTAACGGCAGCGTGCCCAGCATCAGCGTTGCAGCTGCATGAGCAAGTGGTGCTAGTGATCGATGAGGCCGCTGCATCACACTTATCGGATGTGGATTTTTATAAGCATATCGAAGCGGAAAATCAGAAACTGCTTGAGCGTTTAGGACGCACCTGA
- a CDS encoding LacI family DNA-binding transcriptional regulator: MKTSVDKHAPKSKATIKDVAKLAGVSFKTVSRVINKEGTVGQELQEKVMQAVKALNYQPNLSARLLRGAASSIGFIYDNPNSNYVIDMQKGILGECRRQGYELVIHPCDSKAEDIIDEVLNMVDRSQVGGLVLTPPMSEMPEVLSALSKRKIPFVRILSGSQPPDKKGPCIFIDDRTAAHKITQYLIDLGHKSIAFLGGEEAHKSSIERLEGYKAALKANKIPLDKKLIIPGEYSFESGVKRTRQLLASNLKPTAVFACNDEIAAGTLFAARIQGVEVPQQLSIVGFEDSPFSRQAWPNLTTAQQPNTTIAERATGLLIDTIRAHRDVESEGFYPQLIVRDSTCPAPSKR; this comes from the coding sequence ATGAAAACCAGTGTCGATAAACACGCACCTAAATCCAAAGCCACGATTAAAGACGTTGCCAAACTGGCGGGTGTCTCTTTCAAAACCGTATCGCGAGTGATTAATAAAGAAGGTACTGTGGGGCAAGAGCTGCAGGAAAAAGTCATGCAGGCCGTCAAAGCGTTGAACTATCAACCAAACTTATCGGCACGCTTACTGCGCGGTGCGGCGTCATCCATCGGCTTCATTTACGACAACCCCAACAGCAACTATGTGATCGATATGCAAAAAGGCATATTGGGTGAATGTCGCCGCCAGGGTTATGAACTGGTTATTCACCCTTGCGATTCTAAAGCGGAAGACATTATTGACGAAGTATTGAACATGGTAGATCGCAGTCAGGTAGGCGGCCTGGTGCTCACGCCACCCATGTCAGAAATGCCTGAGGTACTATCAGCGCTCAGTAAACGTAAAATTCCGTTTGTGCGTATTCTCTCCGGCTCACAACCACCGGATAAAAAAGGCCCCTGTATTTTTATCGATGACCGCACTGCCGCGCACAAAATTACCCAGTATTTAATCGACTTAGGGCACAAGTCCATCGCCTTTTTAGGCGGTGAAGAGGCACACAAATCCAGCATTGAACGTTTGGAAGGCTATAAAGCAGCACTCAAAGCAAACAAAATTCCACTCGACAAAAAGTTGATTATTCCAGGCGAATACTCCTTCGAATCCGGAGTAAAACGCACACGCCAATTACTGGCATCCAATTTAAAACCGACAGCCGTATTTGCGTGTAACGACGAAATCGCGGCGGGCACTTTATTTGCCGCACGTATTCAAGGGGTGGAAGTTCCACAACAACTGTCTATTGTCGGCTTTGAAGACAGCCCCTTCTCTCGTCAAGCATGGCCCAACCTGACAACAGCGCAACAACCGAATACTACGATTGCTGAGCGCGCCACCGGATTGTTAATTGATACTATTCGCGCGCATCGCGATGTAGAAAGCGAAGGTTTTTACCCACAATTAATTGTGCGCGACTCAACCTGCCCAGCGCCGTCAAAGCGTTAA
- the yjgA gene encoding ribosome biogenesis factor YjgA, producing MVYNYDDINPDDYILSKSQVKRDMHALQALGESLIDMNEKQLASIPLSEEMLDAIYIARKLPPKEARRRQVQYIGRLMREGNHEEIKAAVEKMQNRSDQYVHRQHQIERYRDLLIEGDKQIFQTLVTSCPGIDVQHLRQLIRAAQKEREENKPPANARKLFGFIRDQLATQD from the coding sequence ATGGTTTACAACTACGACGACATCAATCCCGATGACTACATCCTCAGCAAATCGCAAGTAAAACGCGATATGCACGCCCTGCAGGCACTGGGTGAGAGTCTCATCGATATGAATGAAAAGCAGCTCGCCAGCATCCCACTGAGCGAAGAAATGCTCGATGCGATCTACATCGCCCGCAAACTACCACCGAAAGAAGCTCGCCGCCGTCAGGTTCAATATATTGGCCGCTTGATGCGCGAAGGCAATCATGAGGAGATCAAAGCGGCAGTAGAGAAAATGCAAAACCGCAGCGATCAATACGTGCATCGTCAACACCAGATTGAGCGCTACCGCGACCTGTTAATTGAAGGTGATAAGCAGATATTCCAAACCCTGGTGACCTCCTGTCCGGGTATTGATGTACAGCATTTGCGCCAACTGATTCGCGCGGCCCAAAAAGAGCGCGAAGAAAACAAGCCGCCCGCCAATGCGCGCAAACTCTTTGGTTTTATTCGCGATCAGCTCGCCACGCAAGATTAA
- the motB gene encoding flagellar motor protein MotB: MEKNSAQQPIIIKKKKGHGHGHHGGSWKVALADFMTAMMAFFLLMWLLGSTSPEEKKAISGYFKDPGSPYVVGEGGADLGLISQERPIQRSDADDSEDSTASNKEDAGYQQEMSEDQLKKEMERIENQQLEELKKQLETEINALDSVFQQIKDQILIDFTALGLRIQIVDKDQRPMFDVGSANLKSYSVDVLHALAPILNKVQNKISITGHTDSTPYGAGATYTNWELSADRANAARRALLEGTYPEAKVATVQGMGSAAPFLVDRPNEPINRRIAIIVLKKAVADALGSGVGIDSSKLINSSDTFTQPPAGPKILSPAEVNDAIDAANAP, from the coding sequence ATGGAAAAGAACTCAGCACAGCAACCCATTATTATCAAAAAGAAAAAGGGCCATGGCCATGGTCATCATGGCGGCTCCTGGAAGGTTGCATTGGCCGACTTTATGACGGCGATGATGGCATTCTTTTTGTTGATGTGGCTGCTGGGAAGCACTTCGCCAGAAGAGAAAAAGGCTATTTCCGGTTATTTCAAAGACCCGGGTAGCCCCTATGTTGTGGGCGAGGGTGGTGCAGATCTCGGTTTGATTAGCCAGGAGCGCCCCATTCAGCGTTCAGACGCTGATGACAGTGAGGACTCCACTGCTAGCAATAAGGAAGATGCAGGCTATCAACAAGAGATGAGTGAGGACCAACTCAAGAAAGAGATGGAGCGCATCGAAAATCAGCAGTTGGAAGAATTGAAGAAACAGTTGGAAACAGAAATTAATGCCCTCGATTCTGTGTTCCAGCAAATCAAGGATCAAATTCTTATTGATTTCACTGCACTGGGTCTGCGTATCCAGATTGTGGATAAGGATCAGCGCCCGATGTTTGATGTGGGTAGTGCAAACCTTAAGTCCTACTCAGTGGATGTGTTGCATGCGCTGGCACCCATCCTGAATAAGGTGCAGAACAAAATCAGTATTACCGGGCATACAGACTCAACCCCCTATGGGGCCGGGGCGACCTATACCAACTGGGAGCTTTCTGCGGATCGTGCCAACGCTGCGCGGCGTGCTTTATTGGAGGGTACATACCCTGAGGCCAAGGTGGCAACTGTGCAGGGCATGGGTTCGGCAGCGCCCTTCTTGGTTGATCGCCCCAATGAACCGATTAATCGCCGCATTGCGATTATTGTGCTCAAAAAAGCAGTAGCAGATGCCTTGGGAAGTGGAGTTGGTATCGACAGTAGTAAGCTGATCAATAGCAGTGATACCTTCACTCAGCCACCTGCGGGTCCCAAGATTTTGTCCCCGGCGGAAGTGAATGATGCCATTGATGCGGCAAATGCGCCCTAG
- the rapZ gene encoding RNase adapter RapZ — protein MHLVIVSGLSGSGKSTALHVLEDVGFNCIDNLPVSLLPALVAQIQIHKNDQQRFAIGIDVRNAWQDLSIFPQMISTLKEAHLPFQTLFLDSQPAVLIQRFSETRRKHPLSDKHTSLEESISAEQHLLEPIRDCADQVIDTSHLNLHELRDLVKERVVGRSESTMAILFESFGFKHGVPVNADLVFDARCLPNPHWKPNLRPQTGQDQEVIEFLEEQVTVKEMYDDIEHYLTRWLPRYQANNRSYITIAIGCTGGQHRSVYLAERLQRHFNQSFSDVQVRHRDINKHKKH, from the coding sequence ATGCATCTGGTGATTGTGAGTGGGCTCTCGGGTTCAGGAAAAAGTACAGCGCTTCACGTCCTTGAGGATGTGGGGTTTAACTGTATTGATAACCTGCCAGTCAGCCTACTGCCTGCACTGGTGGCACAAATACAAATTCACAAGAATGATCAGCAGCGTTTTGCAATCGGCATTGATGTGCGCAATGCCTGGCAAGACCTGAGCATATTTCCGCAGATGATCAGCACGCTGAAAGAGGCTCACCTCCCCTTTCAGACCTTGTTTCTGGATTCACAACCCGCTGTACTGATCCAGCGCTTTAGCGAAACGCGCCGCAAGCACCCACTATCGGATAAGCATACTAGCCTTGAAGAATCCATCTCCGCTGAACAGCATCTGCTGGAGCCTATTCGCGACTGTGCCGATCAGGTGATTGATACCAGTCATCTGAATTTGCATGAATTGCGCGATCTGGTGAAAGAGCGGGTGGTAGGCCGTAGTGAATCCACCATGGCAATCCTGTTTGAATCCTTTGGCTTTAAACACGGTGTGCCCGTGAATGCCGACCTGGTATTTGATGCACGCTGCCTGCCCAATCCTCACTGGAAGCCCAATCTGCGCCCGCAGACGGGTCAAGATCAGGAAGTGATTGAGTTTCTGGAAGAGCAAGTTACAGTCAAGGAAATGTATGATGACATTGAACATTATCTGACGCGTTGGTTGCCGCGCTATCAAGCGAACAACCGCAGCTATATTACGATTGCTATAGGCTGTACGGGCGGGCAACACCGCTCGGTGTATCTGGCAGAACGCCTGCAGCGTCATTTCAATCAGAGTTTTAGCGATGTGCAGGTGCGCCATCGCGATATCAACAAACACAAAAAACACTAA
- a CDS encoding HPr family phosphocarrier protein — protein MPIETLDIINKRGLHARAAAKFATLANQFQASVQARVGEGLWADAKSVMSLMLLAASCGSRLEVSTEGADADAAMNAIKTLIADRFDEGE, from the coding sequence ATGCCAATCGAAACGCTCGACATCATTAACAAGCGTGGGCTTCACGCGCGCGCCGCCGCCAAGTTTGCCACCCTGGCTAACCAATTTCAGGCCAGCGTTCAGGCTCGTGTCGGTGAAGGCCTTTGGGCTGATGCCAAAAGTGTCATGTCATTAATGCTGCTTGCCGCCAGTTGTGGCAGCCGTTTGGAAGTCAGCACTGAAGGTGCTGATGCCGATGCCGCGATGAATGCCATCAAGACACTGATTGCCGATCGCTTTGATGAAGGCGAATAA